A genomic region of Bradyrhizobium sp. ORS 278 contains the following coding sequences:
- a CDS encoding YaiI/YqxD family protein: MTTETAPITLYVDADACPVKDEIYRVAIRHGLAVIVVAGGFIRVPDDPLITRVAAGSGMDAADDWIAEHTGPDDIVITADIPLASRCVKAGSAVIAPNGKPFTEESMGMTLAVRNLMTDLRSSGEVTGGPRSFTPRDRSTFLSTLDTTIRRVQRQRAARIQQQS; encoded by the coding sequence ATGACGACCGAAACCGCCCCGATTACCCTCTATGTCGACGCCGACGCCTGCCCGGTGAAGGACGAGATCTACCGCGTCGCGATCCGGCACGGCCTGGCGGTGATCGTCGTCGCCGGCGGCTTCATCCGCGTGCCCGACGATCCCCTGATCACGCGCGTCGCGGCGGGCAGCGGCATGGATGCCGCCGATGACTGGATCGCCGAGCATACTGGTCCGGACGACATCGTCATTACCGCGGACATTCCGCTGGCGAGCCGCTGCGTCAAAGCCGGCAGCGCGGTCATCGCGCCGAACGGCAAGCCATTCACGGAAGAGTCCATGGGCATGACGCTCGCGGTCCGCAATCTCATGACCGATCTGCGCTCCTCCGGCGAGGTCACCGGCGGCCCGCGCTCGTTCACGCCACGCGACCGCTCCACATTCCTGTCCACCCTCGACACCACGATCCGCCGCGTGCAGCGCCAGCGCGCCGCGCGGATCCAGCAACAGAGCTAG
- a CDS encoding xanthine dehydrogenase family protein molybdopterin-binding subunit — MQDHTAPASLENAIALQKFGVGQPVRRKEDDTLVRGHGKYTDDFNLPGQAHAWIVRSSHAHGIIKGIDTAAAKAMPGVLGVWTGADLAAAAYGPFTCGLPLKGRDGSPLLQTNRPALVTDKVRFVGDPIAFVVAETAAQARDAAEAVEVDIEPLPAVTNAEEATKPGAPQLYDHIPNNVALDYHYGDTAKIDEAFAKAAHVTKLDIVNTRVAVVSMEPRVALAAFDGKTERFTLQVPTQGVSGNKATLAKILNVAPEKVRILTTNVGGSFGMKNVSYPEYICILHAAKELGRPVKWRDERTTAFLSDSQGRDQIIHGELALDADGKFLAVRLSGYGNLGAYIMGVAPLPLSLNTGKNLASVYKTPLLSVDIKTVLTNVTLMGAYRGAGRPEANYFMERLIDTAAREMGIDRLTIRKRNFIKPSQMPFPAASGVTYDSGDFAAVFEKALQVSDYAGFAKRKRESRKQGKLRGIAVGSYLEVTAPPSGELGKITFDADGGVTLTTGTLDYGQGHATPFSQVLSEQLGVPFEKIRLEQSDSDLVRFGNGTGGSRSITATGQAIVESSQLVIAKGKQAAAHLLEASEADIEFAGGRFTIAGTDRSIDIMELARRMREGKMPDGVPASLDVDHNSTATESTFPNGCHVCEVEIEPDTGVAHIVGYTAINDFGTVINPMIVAGQLHGGVAQGIGQAMMEHLRYDESGQPITGSLMDYALPRASDVPMMTVDNHPVPAKSNPLGTKGCGEAGCAGSMASVINAVIDALSDYGVKHLDMPLTAEKIWRAIQDGKAKTAA; from the coding sequence ATGCAAGATCACACCGCACCGGCCTCCCTCGAAAATGCGATTGCGCTGCAGAAATTCGGCGTCGGTCAGCCGGTCCGGCGCAAGGAAGACGACACGCTGGTGCGTGGTCACGGCAAATATACCGACGATTTCAACCTGCCGGGACAGGCGCATGCCTGGATTGTCCGCTCCAGCCACGCCCACGGCATCATCAAGGGCATCGACACGGCCGCGGCCAAGGCCATGCCGGGCGTGCTGGGCGTGTGGACCGGCGCGGACCTCGCGGCCGCCGCCTATGGCCCGTTCACCTGCGGCCTGCCGCTGAAGGGCCGGGACGGCTCGCCGCTGCTGCAGACCAACCGGCCGGCGCTGGTCACCGACAAGGTGCGCTTCGTCGGCGACCCCATCGCCTTTGTGGTGGCCGAAACCGCCGCGCAGGCGCGCGACGCCGCCGAGGCCGTCGAGGTCGACATCGAGCCCCTGCCCGCCGTCACCAATGCCGAAGAGGCGACCAAGCCGGGCGCGCCGCAGCTCTACGACCACATCCCGAACAACGTCGCGCTCGATTACCATTATGGCGACACCGCCAAGATCGACGAGGCGTTCGCCAAGGCCGCGCATGTGACCAAGCTCGACATCGTCAATACCCGCGTCGCGGTCGTGTCGATGGAGCCGCGCGTCGCGCTCGCCGCGTTCGATGGCAAAACCGAGCGCTTCACCTTGCAGGTGCCGACCCAGGGCGTCTCCGGCAACAAAGCGACGCTGGCCAAGATCCTGAACGTCGCGCCGGAGAAGGTCCGCATCCTTACGACCAATGTCGGCGGCTCGTTCGGGATGAAGAACGTCTCCTATCCGGAATACATCTGCATCCTGCACGCGGCGAAGGAGCTCGGACGTCCGGTGAAGTGGCGCGACGAGCGCACCACCGCCTTCCTGTCGGACAGCCAGGGCCGCGACCAGATCATCCATGGCGAGCTCGCGCTCGACGCCGACGGCAAGTTCCTCGCCGTGAGACTCTCCGGCTACGGCAATCTCGGCGCCTACATCATGGGCGTGGCGCCGCTGCCGCTGTCGCTCAACACCGGCAAGAACCTCGCCAGCGTCTACAAGACGCCGCTGCTCAGCGTCGACATCAAGACCGTGCTGACCAACGTCACCCTGATGGGCGCCTATCGCGGCGCCGGCCGGCCCGAGGCCAACTACTTCATGGAGCGGCTGATCGACACCGCCGCGCGCGAGATGGGCATCGACCGCCTCACCATCCGCAAGCGCAACTTCATCAAGCCGAGCCAGATGCCGTTCCCGGCGGCCTCCGGCGTGACCTATGACTCCGGCGACTTCGCCGCGGTGTTCGAGAAGGCGCTGCAGGTCTCCGACTATGCCGGCTTTGCCAAGCGCAAGCGCGAGAGCCGCAAGCAAGGCAAGCTGCGCGGCATCGCCGTCGGCTCGTATCTGGAAGTCACCGCGCCGCCCTCCGGCGAGCTCGGCAAGATCACCTTCGACGCCGATGGCGGCGTGACGTTAACGACCGGCACACTCGATTACGGCCAGGGCCATGCCACGCCGTTCTCACAGGTGCTGTCCGAGCAGCTCGGCGTGCCCTTCGAGAAGATCCGGCTGGAGCAGAGCGACTCCGATCTCGTCCGCTTCGGCAACGGCACCGGCGGCTCGCGCTCGATCACTGCGACCGGACAGGCGATCGTCGAATCCTCACAGCTCGTCATCGCCAAGGGCAAGCAGGCAGCGGCGCATCTGCTCGAGGCGTCTGAGGCGGACATCGAGTTCGCGGGCGGCCGGTTCACCATCGCCGGCACCGACCGCAGCATCGACATCATGGAGCTGGCGCGGCGGATGCGCGAGGGCAAGATGCCCGACGGCGTGCCCGCCTCGCTCGACGTCGACCACAATTCAACGGCGACGGAGTCGACCTTCCCCAACGGCTGCCATGTCTGCGAGGTCGAGATCGAGCCGGATACCGGCGTGGCGCACATCGTCGGCTACACCGCGATCAACGACTTTGGCACGGTCATCAATCCGATGATCGTCGCCGGCCAGCTGCATGGCGGCGTCGCGCAGGGCATCGGCCAGGCGATGATGGAGCATCTTCGCTACGACGAGAGCGGCCAGCCGATCACCGGCTCGCTGATGGACTACGCCCTGCCGCGCGCCTCGGACGTGCCGATGATGACGGTCGACAATCATCCGGTGCCGGCCAAGAGCAATCCCCTGGGTACCAAGGGCTGCGGCGAGGCCGGCTGCGCCGGCTCGATGGCAAGCGTGATCAATGCGGTGATCGACGCGCTGTCGGACTACGGTGTGAAGCACCTCGACATGCCGCTGACCGCGGAGAAAATCTGGCGCGCCATCCAGGACGGCAAGGCGAAGACGGCGGCGTGA
- a CDS encoding Ppx/GppA phosphatase family protein produces MINDTRLRESPTPRGNLEPGLNPGLDVATPACASHGSSVYAALDLGTNNCRLLIACPSGDSFRVVDSFSRIVRLGEGISTTGCISDAAMDRAIAALSICRDKIQSKKARRLRLIATEACRAAANAEGFRTRVAAETGIELEVIDRETEAALAVKGCAPLLDPGGRGAILFDIGGGSSELVRIERDPADRHAEPRIKAWMSIPLGVVTLAERFGGRDVTPEIYAAMVEAVAEHVGPFAAENGGDLDRMHLLGTSGTVTTLAGIHLNLARYDRRRVDGIWINDSDITSTIGKLLAMSYQERAENNCISIDRADLVLAGCAILDAIRQSFPLPRLRVADRGLREGMLVEMMREDGALRSA; encoded by the coding sequence ATGATCAATGACACGCGGCTGCGGGAGAGTCCCACGCCGCGCGGGAACCTGGAGCCCGGCTTGAATCCGGGTCTGGACGTCGCGACACCGGCCTGCGCCAGCCACGGCAGCAGCGTGTATGCGGCCCTGGACCTTGGAACCAACAATTGCCGGCTCCTGATCGCCTGTCCCTCGGGCGACAGTTTCCGCGTGGTCGACTCCTTCTCGCGCATCGTCCGGCTGGGCGAGGGCATCTCGACCACCGGCTGCATCAGCGACGCGGCGATGGACCGGGCCATCGCGGCGCTGTCCATCTGCCGGGACAAGATCCAGTCGAAGAAGGCCAGGCGGCTGCGCCTGATCGCGACCGAGGCCTGCCGCGCGGCGGCCAATGCCGAGGGGTTCCGGACCCGGGTGGCGGCGGAGACCGGCATCGAGCTCGAGGTGATCGACCGCGAAACCGAAGCTGCGCTGGCCGTGAAGGGCTGTGCGCCGCTGCTCGACCCCGGCGGGCGCGGGGCGATCCTGTTCGACATCGGCGGCGGCTCCAGCGAACTGGTCCGGATCGAACGTGATCCGGCCGATCGCCATGCCGAGCCGCGCATCAAGGCCTGGATGTCGATTCCATTGGGCGTCGTGACGCTGGCCGAGCGGTTCGGCGGCCGCGACGTGACGCCGGAGATCTATGCGGCCATGGTCGAGGCGGTTGCGGAGCATGTCGGCCCGTTCGCGGCCGAGAACGGCGGCGATCTCGACCGCATGCATCTGCTCGGCACGTCGGGCACGGTGACGACGCTCGCGGGCATCCACCTCAACCTCGCGCGTTACGATCGCCGACGCGTCGACGGCATCTGGATCAACGATTCAGACATCACGTCGACGATCGGCAAGCTGTTGGCGATGAGCTATCAGGAGCGCGCCGAGAACAACTGCATCAGCATCGACCGTGCCGATCTCGTGCTGGCCGGCTGCGCCATTCTCGACGCCATCCGGCAATCCTTCCCGCTGCCGCGCCTGCGCGTCGCCGATCGCGGCCTGCGCGAAGGCATGCTGGTCGAGATGATGCGCGAGGACGGCGCGCTGAGGTCGGCGTAG
- a CDS encoding RlmE family RNA methyltransferase yields MAKDTTGRMHVQVKTGGKRKLSSKLWLERQLNDPYVAQAKRDGYRSRATYKLIEIDDKYHMLKPGMTVVDLGAAPGGWSQIAARRVGAEAGKGKVVAIDLLEMGEIPGVTFAQLDFHAQDAPEKLRTMIGGRADVVMSDMAANTTGHRKTDQLRIVGLVELAAHFAGEVLKPGGSFLAKTFQSGADAELLAQLKRDYATVRHVKPAASRQDSSERYVLAMGFRGGEQADLL; encoded by the coding sequence ATGGCAAAAGACACCACCGGCCGCATGCATGTGCAGGTCAAGACCGGGGGCAAGCGCAAGCTGTCCTCGAAGCTCTGGCTGGAGCGCCAGCTCAACGACCCCTATGTGGCGCAGGCCAAGCGCGACGGCTATCGCTCGCGCGCGACCTACAAGCTGATCGAAATCGACGACAAATATCACATGCTCAAGCCCGGCATGACCGTGGTCGATCTCGGCGCTGCGCCCGGCGGCTGGAGCCAGATCGCCGCGCGCCGCGTCGGCGCCGAGGCCGGCAAGGGCAAGGTGGTCGCGATCGATTTGCTGGAGATGGGCGAGATCCCCGGCGTGACCTTCGCCCAGCTCGACTTCCACGCCCAGGATGCGCCCGAAAAGCTCCGCACCATGATCGGCGGCCGCGCTGACGTGGTCATGTCGGACATGGCTGCCAACACCACGGGACATCGCAAGACCGACCAGCTGCGGATCGTCGGCCTCGTGGAACTCGCCGCGCATTTCGCCGGCGAGGTGCTGAAGCCCGGCGGCAGCTTCCTCGCCAAGACGTTCCAGAGCGGCGCCGATGCCGAGTTGCTGGCGCAGCTGAAGCGCGATTACGCCACAGTCCGCCATGTCAAGCCGGCGGCGAGCCGGCAGGATTCCTCGGAGCGCTACGTGTTGGCGATGGGCTTCCGCGGCGGAGAGCAGGCCGACCTGTTGTAA
- a CDS encoding DUF3551 domain-containing protein — protein MRVLSWSALALGLMVAGAASGPAHAQAYDPRYPVCMKVYEGGDRFGASPWIDCSFTSLPQCRATASGRAAICDINPFYAPPAPPPPRAHRRHH, from the coding sequence ATGCGTGTCCTGAGCTGGAGCGCCCTCGCGCTGGGTTTGATGGTCGCGGGCGCCGCATCGGGCCCGGCTCATGCCCAGGCCTATGATCCGCGCTATCCCGTGTGCATGAAGGTCTATGAAGGGGGCGACCGGTTCGGCGCTAGCCCGTGGATCGACTGCAGCTTCACCTCGCTGCCACAATGCCGCGCGACGGCGTCGGGACGGGCGGCGATTTGCGACATCAATCCGTTCTACGCGCCGCCGGCGCCCCCGCCGCCGCGTGCCCATCGGCGGCATCACTGA
- a CDS encoding tripartite tricarboxylate transporter substrate binding protein — protein sequence MNSFVARLFGAAVALTFLAGAPALAQQLELKVMAPAAPGGGWDQTARAMQQAFVASGVARSVQVTNVAGAGGTVGIAQFVNGAKGDGNQLMVNGFVMVGALAMNKSPVTLEQVTPIARLTEEIQVIVVPANSPIKSAQDLAAALKADIAKVTFAGGSAGGVDHVMAALFAGTVGADAKKVNYIPFSGGGESLAAILGGKVTAGISGLSEYDGQIKSGKLRAIGISSENRIAGVDIPTFKEQGIDLVLANWRSVVGPPGITPEQKKTLADAVEKMVKSDAWKEILKQKGWDDAYLAGDAFADFLKKEKVRVTDVLKSVGLVKS from the coding sequence TTGAATTCGTTTGTTGCTCGCCTGTTCGGCGCAGCTGTCGCGTTGACGTTTCTGGCCGGCGCTCCGGCCCTTGCCCAGCAGCTCGAGCTGAAAGTGATGGCGCCGGCCGCGCCTGGCGGCGGCTGGGATCAGACCGCGCGGGCGATGCAACAGGCCTTCGTCGCCTCCGGAGTGGCGCGCAGCGTGCAGGTCACCAACGTCGCCGGTGCCGGCGGCACCGTCGGCATCGCCCAATTCGTCAACGGCGCCAAGGGCGACGGCAATCAGCTGATGGTCAACGGCTTCGTCATGGTCGGCGCGCTCGCCATGAACAAGTCGCCGGTTACGCTCGAGCAGGTGACGCCGATCGCGCGCCTGACCGAGGAGATCCAGGTCATCGTCGTGCCCGCGAACTCGCCGATCAAGTCGGCACAGGATCTGGCCGCCGCGTTGAAGGCCGACATCGCCAAGGTGACCTTTGCCGGCGGCTCGGCCGGCGGCGTCGACCATGTAATGGCGGCGCTGTTCGCCGGCACCGTCGGCGCCGATGCCAAGAAGGTCAACTACATTCCGTTCTCCGGTGGCGGCGAGTCGCTGGCGGCGATCCTCGGCGGCAAGGTCACCGCCGGGATCTCCGGACTGTCGGAATATGACGGGCAGATCAAGAGCGGCAAACTGCGCGCGATCGGCATCTCCTCGGAGAACCGCATTGCCGGCGTCGACATCCCGACCTTCAAGGAGCAGGGCATCGATCTCGTGCTCGCCAATTGGCGCTCGGTGGTCGGCCCGCCCGGCATCACGCCGGAGCAGAAGAAGACGCTCGCCGATGCCGTCGAGAAGATGGTGAAGTCGGATGCGTGGAAGGAGATCCTGAAGCAGAAGGGCTGGGATGATGCCTATCTCGCGGGCGATGCCTTCGCCGACTTCCTCAAGAAGGAGAAAGTTCGTGTCACCGATGTGCTGAAGTCGGTCGGCCTCGTCAAGTCATGA
- a CDS encoding tripartite tricarboxylate transporter TctB family protein, whose product MTESAGTQTSPRGIDKAGIVIAALLAAVALVLVYDANQIPATTIYGMGPQVMPVVIAIGLGILALANLIDAIRGNLPPRESADPVAVLLILVGLALLIAIIGFGGGFILATTTLFVTTSAAFGRRAFATDLVIGAVLTTLIYVAFDRLLTLSLPAGPLERLL is encoded by the coding sequence ATGACGGAAAGCGCCGGAACGCAGACATCCCCGCGCGGCATCGACAAGGCCGGCATCGTCATCGCGGCGCTGCTGGCCGCGGTGGCGCTGGTGCTGGTCTATGACGCCAATCAGATTCCGGCGACGACGATTTACGGCATGGGCCCGCAGGTCATGCCGGTGGTGATCGCCATCGGCCTCGGCATTCTCGCGCTCGCCAACCTGATCGATGCGATCAGGGGCAACCTGCCGCCGCGCGAAAGTGCCGATCCGGTCGCGGTGCTGCTGATTCTCGTCGGCCTCGCGCTGCTCATCGCCATCATCGGCTTCGGCGGCGGCTTCATCCTGGCGACGACGACATTGTTCGTCACCACCTCGGCCGCGTTCGGCCGCCGCGCCTTCGCAACCGATCTCGTCATCGGCGCCGTGCTGACGACGCTCATCTACGTCGCGTTCGACCGTCTCCTCACTTTGAGCCTTCCCGCCGGTCCGCTCGAAAGACTGCTCTGA
- a CDS encoding tripartite tricarboxylate transporter permease yields the protein MDTFAALAHGMAIAAQPMNLLYALIGVFLGTAVGVLPGIGPALTVALLLPVTYKLDPGGSLIMFAGIYYGGMYGGSTTAILINTPGESASMATALEGNKMAKAGRGGPALATSAIGSFVAGTIATIGLAFLSPYLVDIAVRFGPEDYFALMCVAFVTVSATFGDSPIRGLISLFIGLTLGLVGIDKLTGQARLAFGVPELLDGVEVTTLAVGLFAVGEALYVASRRHHSEEKIEAVKGSLWMTREDWKRSWKPWLRGTAFGFPIGALPAGGAEIPTFLSYSTERRLTKYPDQFGKGAIEGVAGPEAANNASAAGTLVPLLTLGLPTSATAAMMLAGFQQYGLNPGPLLFAERPDLVWGLIASLFIANTMLLVLNLPLVGLWVRLLRIPTPWLYAGILVFATMGTIAAKPSVVELSMLAGFGVLGFLMRRFDFPIAPVVVGLILGPIAESQLRRALAISLGDPMTLLQSPISATLLVVALIALVAPFILKGLGRFKANED from the coding sequence ATGGACACCTTCGCCGCGCTCGCGCATGGGATGGCGATCGCCGCCCAGCCCATGAACCTGCTTTACGCGCTGATCGGCGTGTTTCTCGGCACCGCCGTCGGCGTGCTGCCGGGCATCGGCCCGGCGCTCACCGTCGCGCTGCTGCTGCCGGTCACCTACAAGCTCGATCCCGGCGGCTCGCTGATCATGTTCGCCGGCATCTATTACGGCGGGATGTATGGCGGCTCGACCACCGCGATCTTGATCAACACGCCCGGCGAGAGTGCCTCGATGGCCACCGCGCTGGAGGGCAACAAGATGGCCAAGGCCGGCCGCGGCGGCCCGGCGCTGGCGACCTCGGCGATCGGCTCGTTCGTCGCTGGCACCATCGCCACCATCGGTCTCGCGTTTCTCTCGCCCTATCTCGTCGACATCGCCGTTCGCTTCGGACCCGAGGATTACTTCGCGCTGATGTGCGTCGCCTTCGTCACGGTGTCCGCGACGTTCGGCGACTCCCCCATCCGCGGGCTGATCAGCCTGTTCATCGGGCTGACCCTCGGCCTTGTCGGCATCGACAAGCTCACCGGCCAGGCGCGGCTCGCCTTCGGCGTGCCCGAGTTGCTCGACGGCGTCGAGGTGACGACGCTTGCGGTCGGCCTGTTCGCCGTCGGCGAGGCGCTCTACGTCGCCTCGCGCCGCCATCACAGCGAGGAGAAGATCGAGGCGGTCAAAGGCTCGCTGTGGATGACGCGCGAGGATTGGAAGCGCTCGTGGAAGCCGTGGCTGCGCGGTACTGCGTTCGGCTTCCCGATCGGCGCGCTGCCGGCCGGCGGCGCCGAGATTCCGACCTTCCTGTCCTATTCGACGGAGCGGCGTCTGACCAAATATCCCGACCAGTTCGGCAAGGGCGCGATCGAAGGCGTCGCCGGGCCGGAGGCCGCGAACAACGCCTCCGCCGCGGGTACACTCGTGCCGCTGCTGACCCTGGGACTGCCGACCTCCGCCACCGCGGCGATGATGCTCGCGGGGTTCCAGCAATATGGACTCAATCCGGGCCCGCTGCTGTTCGCTGAACGTCCCGATCTGGTCTGGGGCCTGATCGCGAGCCTGTTTATCGCCAACACGATGCTGCTGGTCTTGAACCTGCCACTTGTCGGCCTGTGGGTGCGGCTGTTGAGAATCCCGACGCCCTGGCTCTATGCCGGCATCCTCGTGTTCGCGACCATGGGCACCATCGCCGCCAAGCCGTCGGTGGTCGAACTGTCGATGCTCGCCGGCTTCGGCGTGCTCGGCTTCCTGATGCGCCGCTTCGATTTTCCGATCGCCCCTGTCGTGGTTGGGCTGATCCTCGGACCGATCGCCGAGAGCCAGCTGCGACGCGCGCTCGCCATCAGCCTCGGCGATCCCATGACCTTGCTGCAATCTCCGATCTCTGCCACCTTGCTGGTCGTCGCGCTGATCGCGCTGGTCGCGCCGTTCATCCTGAAGGGGCTCGGGCGCTTCAAGGCGAACGAGGATTGA
- a CDS encoding DUF1003 domain-containing protein produces MTEELAPHPTPSPGLTPALERNIQALVDRRKREQSEATTQQKVADAITGFTGSMIFVYLHLAVFGFWIIANLHLIPGVPAWDESFVVLAMIASVEAIFLSTFVLISQNRMAGEADKRADLDLQISLLTEHELTQVVTLLNQMAKRMGIEPDAKPELRDASKDIAPERVLDKIEEAQR; encoded by the coding sequence ATGACCGAAGAGCTGGCACCGCATCCCACCCCAAGTCCGGGGCTAACGCCCGCGCTCGAGCGCAACATCCAGGCGCTGGTCGACCGCCGCAAGCGCGAGCAGAGCGAGGCAACCACGCAGCAGAAGGTCGCCGACGCGATCACCGGCTTCACCGGCTCGATGATCTTCGTCTATCTGCATCTGGCCGTGTTCGGCTTCTGGATCATCGCCAACCTGCACCTCATTCCCGGCGTGCCCGCCTGGGACGAGAGCTTCGTGGTGCTGGCGATGATCGCCTCCGTCGAGGCGATCTTCCTCTCCACCTTTGTGCTCATCTCACAGAACCGGATGGCCGGCGAAGCCGATAAGCGCGCAGATCTCGATCTGCAGATCAGCCTGCTCACCGAGCACGAGCTGACACAGGTGGTGACGCTGCTGAACCAGATGGCCAAGCGCATGGGAATCGAGCCGGACGCCAAGCCCGAGCTGCGCGACGCCTCCAAGGACATCGCGCCGGAGCGCGTGCTGGACAAGATCGAGGAAGCGCAGCGATGA
- a CDS encoding molybdopterin cofactor-binding domain-containing protein, with amino-acid sequence MTSTITLDRRGVLLGGGALIVSFALRDTAAQPLPGGVKRPGSLTGAPYLDSWIRIDARGEITVLTGKAELGQGLKTALRQVAAEELDVPVSGLKLVTADTGLTANEGYTSGSHSMQDSGTAIRNAAAQARALLITRASQRLNLSADQLRTDSGAVVAPDGTRISYGELVVGDTLHIEAEPTSPLKGTARFTAMGKPLPRVDIPAKVTGGAAYVQDMRPSGMLHARVVRPPSYGAQLTTLDSAEVEAMPGVVKVVRNGNFLAVVAEKEFQAIRAMIALAARSQWREKASLPAQGDPRQLLTGLPAQDSIILNIANPAAATGTRTLEASYTRPYQAHGSIGPSCALAQFVDGAMTVWSHTQGVFPDRQAIAEMLQLPPDKVRVIHAEGSGCYGHNGADDAAADAALIARELPGRPIRVQWMREQEHAWEPFGPAMLTQAKASLDADGKIADWRYEVWSNTHSMRPGGAGSLLAAQHKADPVAEPAPKPLPLPEGGGDRNAIPIYTFPNATVTHHFIKQMPLRVSALRSLGAYHNVFSIESFIDELALLAGADPVAFRLKHLTDARGRDVIDKAASAFGWSRGDKLPAGHGRGFAFARYKNLAAYCAIAADVEVNRDTGRARLVRAVAAVDAGEIINPDGLTNQIEGGIIQSMSWTLYESVTHDDTRITSIDWQSYPILRFNSVPDSIEVHLINRPGLPFLGAGETAQGPAAAAIGNAVAHAIGRRLRDLPLTRQRIKHAIEA; translated from the coding sequence ATGACGTCAACTATCACCCTCGATCGTCGTGGCGTCCTGCTCGGCGGCGGCGCCCTGATCGTCAGTTTCGCCCTGCGCGACACCGCCGCGCAGCCGTTACCGGGTGGCGTGAAGCGGCCGGGCAGCTTGACCGGCGCCCCCTATCTCGACTCCTGGATCCGCATCGATGCCCGCGGCGAGATCACGGTGCTGACCGGCAAGGCGGAGCTCGGCCAGGGCCTCAAGACCGCGCTACGGCAAGTCGCCGCCGAGGAGCTCGACGTGCCCGTCTCAGGATTGAAGCTGGTCACGGCCGATACCGGCCTCACAGCCAATGAGGGCTACACCTCCGGCAGCCATTCGATGCAGGACAGCGGCACCGCGATCCGCAACGCCGCGGCCCAGGCGCGCGCGCTGCTGATCACCCGGGCGTCGCAGCGACTCAATCTCTCAGCAGATCAGCTGCGAACCGACAGCGGCGCTGTCGTCGCACCAGATGGCACGCGCATCTCCTATGGCGAGCTTGTCGTCGGCGACACGTTGCATATCGAAGCCGAACCGACCTCGCCACTGAAGGGAACCGCGCGCTTCACCGCGATGGGCAAGCCGCTGCCGCGCGTGGACATTCCGGCCAAGGTGACTGGCGGCGCTGCCTATGTCCAGGACATGCGTCCGAGCGGCATGTTGCACGCGCGTGTAGTGCGTCCACCCAGCTATGGCGCGCAATTGACAACTCTCGACAGCGCCGAGGTCGAAGCGATGCCCGGTGTGGTCAAGGTCGTCAGGAACGGCAATTTCCTTGCGGTGGTCGCCGAAAAGGAATTCCAGGCGATCAGAGCCATGATTGCGCTCGCCGCGCGCAGCCAGTGGCGGGAGAAGGCGAGCTTGCCGGCGCAGGGCGATCCGCGACAGCTGCTGACCGGCCTGCCCGCACAGGATTCGATCATTCTCAACATCGCCAACCCGGCCGCCGCAACGGGCACGAGAACACTCGAGGCAAGCTACACGCGCCCCTATCAGGCGCACGGCTCGATCGGCCCGTCCTGCGCGCTGGCGCAGTTCGTGGACGGCGCGATGACTGTGTGGAGCCACACCCAGGGCGTCTTCCCCGACCGCCAGGCGATTGCCGAGATGCTGCAGCTGCCGCCCGACAAGGTTCGCGTCATCCATGCCGAGGGCTCCGGCTGCTACGGCCATAACGGCGCTGATGACGCCGCCGCTGACGCGGCACTGATCGCGCGCGAGCTGCCGGGCCGTCCGATCCGGGTGCAGTGGATGCGCGAGCAGGAGCATGCATGGGAGCCATTCGGCCCGGCCATGCTCACGCAGGCCAAGGCGTCGCTCGATGCCGACGGCAAGATCGCCGACTGGCGGTATGAGGTCTGGAGCAACACCCATTCGATGCGGCCGGGCGGCGCCGGCAGCCTGCTGGCCGCCCAGCACAAGGCCGATCCGGTCGCGGAGCCCGCCCCCAAGCCGCTGCCGCTTCCCGAAGGCGGCGGCGACCGCAACGCGATCCCGATCTACACATTCCCCAACGCCACCGTGACGCACCACTTCATCAAGCAGATGCCGTTGCGCGTCTCGGCGCTGCGCTCGCTCGGCGCCTATCACAACGTGTTCTCGATCGAGAGTTTTATCGACGAGCTCGCGCTGCTGGCGGGCGCTGATCCCGTCGCGTTCCGGCTCAAGCACCTGACGGATGCGCGTGGCCGCGACGTCATCGACAAAGCGGCGAGCGCGTTCGGGTGGAGCCGAGGTGACAAACTCCCGGCCGGACACGGCCGCGGCTTCGCCTTCGCACGCTACAAGAACCTGGCGGCCTACTGCGCCATAGCCGCTGACGTCGAGGTCAACCGTGACACGGGTCGCGCGCGACTCGTGCGCGCGGTGGCGGCGGTCGATGCCGGTGAGATCATCAATCCCGACGGTCTCACCAACCAGATCGAGGGCGGAATCATCCAGTCGATGAGCTGGACGCTGTACGAAAGCGTCACCCATGACGACACGAGAATCACCAGCATCGACTGGCAGAGCTATCCGATCCTGCGCTTCAACTCGGTGCCGGACAGCATTGAGGTGCATCTCATCAACCGCCCGGGCCTGCCGTTTCTCGGTGCGGGCGAGACCGCGCAAGGACCGGCAGCCGCCGCGATCGGCAATGCCGTCGCTCATGCGATCGGCCGCCGGTTGCGTGACCTGCCGCTGACCCGGCAGCGGATCAAGCATGCGATCGAGGCCTGA